From Acidobacteriota bacterium:
CTTCGACTGCACCAAGTTGCGCGGGCGACCACGTCTGGACGCTGAACGGGCCGGTCATCGACCTCGGGACCCCCGACGCGATGGCGATGCCCGCACGCGTGCCCGACATGCCCTGCAACAGACGATTGAGCCAGCCGTCGGAGGACCCGATCGGCTTGTCGAGGCCGGTCTCGAGGACCGCCTGTCCGTCGAAGTGACTGCGCGTGCGGTAAGGAATCGCCATCGCGTGGACCGCGACGAGTTCGTTGCGGTCCCAGAATTCGCGCAGCGGCGCAAGACCGGGCGCCAGTCCGAACAGGCCGTCGAGCACGACGAGATCGGCCGGGGCGAACGAGGCCCCCGGACGCAGCGACCCGTAGTCCGGATCCCCGTACGGTACGACCGCCGCCAGACCATCGAAGCCGCCACGCAGCAGGACGAAGACGAGCCGTCCCTTGCTGGGGACCCGGGCGAAGTTGACGGTGGGGCGCCCGAACGTGGCGAGGCCGCCGAGACACATGGTGCGGACGAAGGCGCGGCGATTCATGGCTATCTCCACTGGAACACCGGCGATGCGAGGGTCAAGGCGAGTCGTTCGGGGGCAGAAATGGTCGTGTCGGCGACGAGTGGTCGCAGCGGGTCATCGTCAGCCACATCGACGACGTCGACGAGGACGCGCGGATCGGGAGGCGCCGCTTGCAGGCGGCGCGCGACCGAACGCGACAGCTCGGCGCGATTGAGCAGCGCATCAGGGTCTGCCCACTCCTGCGTGGTGTCGCCGAACCCCTTCGGCGCCTGCGGCGACCACAGGGGGTGGCGCAGCTGCCGCAGGAGCGACACTTGACGATCCGTCACGTCATTGGCGCCGAATGCACGCAGCACGGCAACGAGCCAGTCCTGCGGCGTGCGGAACTTGCGTGCGTCGGACGTCCACGCCTCCGGCAGATCGACGAGCGCGGCCGACACGGCACGCAGGTCGCCGTGCGTGTCACTGAAGACGCGTGCGAGCCGGTCGACGGCCGACTGCGGCGGCGTGTCCGACACGAAGTGCGCCACGAGCTTTCGCGCGACGAATCGCGCCGTCGAGGCATGCCGGCACAGCGCCCGAATGGCGTGCACGCCTTCGTCAGCGCCGGCCTCTCGGTACCGCGTGCCGAGAAGGACCTTGTCTCCGGGCTCATGCTGCTGTTCCCGAAACACGAAGGCCAGGTGCTCGGATTCGGTCACGTCACGGGTCACTGACGGTCGGCGTCCACCGTTGGGCCGCGGCCGTCGCGGCGGAGCCGTTCGCGTAGCCAGGCCGCCGACCGTCCAGCCGGTGAGCATCCTTGCGAGTTCCTGAACGTCGGCCTGCGTGTAGTCGCCGTCCACACCGAGCGTGTGCAGTTCCAGCAGCTCACGGGCGTAGTTCTCGTTGAGCCCCCGCGGCATGCGTGGCCGGCCAGCCTGCGCTGCTCGCGACCGGGGGCCGATCGACTGGTAGTTGTCCAGGTACATCAGCATCGCGGGATGCCGTGCCGAGGCGAGCACCATGTCCTCGAAGCGGCCGAGGACGAACGGCCGGATGGCTTCGCGCTCGTAGCTGCCCGAGAGTGGAGCGACGAGTGCCTTGGAGGAGGCTGACACACACAGGTGATTCGACCAGAACGCCACGAGCCGCTCGACCAATGGCCGATCGGTCGTGGCGCGCGCCGTGAGCGCGGCGCGGCTTTCGGCCAATGCGATCTCGACCAGCTGCTGGCGCTGCATCCGGCGCACGTCCGGATCGCGCGGCTCGTCGCCCCGATATGCGCGAATGGCTGCGGTGATGCGCTCGGGCGATGAGGCGGCGGGAGCGGCCAGCAATGGCGCCTCGCCGTCGAGCTGTCGGCGAAGCCAGTTGCGCGGGTCGGTCATGCGCCGACGTTCGCCGGGACGCGCACCCAGCCCGAATCCGTTCAACGCGCGAATCGCGGCGTTCATCGACGTACCTCCGCATCTCTCGAGCGAGTGGAACAGATGGCCGTCACGCGACTCTCCTTCCAGTTCGCTGTCACGCGTTCTATCGTCGGACCGCGTACCTCCGGACGCCAATGAAAATTCCGTGGCAATTCTGTGGCGCAGCCATTGTGGGATGCCGCGATGCCGAATGCCGAATGCCGGGGAATGCCGAGAATGACGGAGAGCAATGCTGAATGGCGAATGACGAATGACGAATGAAGGAAACGCCGGTGTCACGAGCACCTGAGATCCTGAGGTCGGGCCCGGAGGGCCGACCCTACCGTGTCCGATCCGTCATTCGGCATTCAGCATTCGTCATTCCCCCTGCATTCCCGGCATTCTCGGCATCGCGGCATTCCTCAGTACCTCCAGCTTTTCAGGTCCGCTCCGGCCGGGGCTGTCTTCTCCATGCGGGCGACGGCTTTGGGGATGAACATCTGGTGGTAGCGCAGGCGTGATTCGTGGTTGGGGCGCGTCGGGTCGCCGTTCCAGCAGTGTTCGGCGCGATCGCCGTAGGTGATCTCGCCGCCGAAGGCCGGCGTGGCGTTTCGCAGGAAGGTTTCGGCGAGATAGACGGCGTTGTTCAGGTAGTAGTTGTCCATGTCGCCGACGTACAGATTGACCTTCCCGGCCAGCTTCGCGCCGAGGCCGCTGTTCCAGTCGCGCTGCATGATGTGGACGAGGTCGTAGCGCTCGCGCCAGTACGCCGCGACGTCCTTGTCGATCGTGCCCGTGACCTTGTCCCAGATGCGCTTCGGATAGCCATCGCTGCCGACGGGTGAGTACGTCGCCTCCCACACGTCCCACTGCTGTCCCGATCGCGTCTTCGTGCCGAGCGCGAGCTCGCGCAGGTTCATGTCTTCGAGCGTCGTGCTCACGTGTCCGAGCCAGTTGCGCTGGCCTGGGCGCGGTGTCTTCTTCCACCGGCTGTCGACGTAGTACGCGTTCGCGTCCTCGTACAGGTTCACCACCGTGTACGCGCGGAAGTCGATCGGATCGGGACACGCCGCGTACGCGCCGTTGAAGGCATCGGGGTAGAACACCTGCGCTGCGAGCGCTTCCCAGCCGCCGGTCGATCCGCCGTACATGAAGCGCGCCCAGCCCTGGCCGATGCCGCGATACTTCTGCTCGATGTACGGGATCAATTCGTCGACGATCGCATCGCCCCACGGTCCGGCGTTGGCGGAGTTGACCGCGTACGAGTCGTCGTAGAACGGCGTCGGATGCTGGATCTTGATGATCAGCACGCGCGGGAAGTCCGGGCCGGTCCACAGCTTGAAGAAGTCGTGGTTCGCCTGCTGCTGATAGCGGTTGTAGCCGGTGACGTTGAAGCGCGCGTTGAAGTCCGGCTTCAGGTCCGGATCCGGCGGCTCTTCGCGGAAGCCATCGAAGGTGTACGGGAAGTGGCCATGGTCGATCATCAGCGGGTATCGCGCATCGGGATGCGCGTCGAAACCCTCGGGCACGAGCACGTGCGCGCCGAGGTACATGTCGCGACCCCAGAAACGCGAGAGCTTCTCGCTGCGGATCCGTTCGTGCCTGATGTACTTGGTCGTCGGTGGCTCCGGGATGGGCGCGATGGCCTTGTCGAGGACGATGGCGATGGTGGCGTTGGGGCCGAGCGTGATCTGCGCCGGCGTGCTGTACAGATTGCCCGGCGCGAGGTTCCACTGCTGGCCCTCGCCGCGGTCCATCGGCAGCTTGACCACATGGCCGTCGGCGCGCCTGAACGTCTCGTAGCGGTGGAGCAGCGCCTGTGCCGTGTAGGTGCCAGCCGGCACGTCGCGCAGGCTGCGAATCGGGTGACCGAACGCCGCGGCATCGACGACGGCAGGCGTGCCCGGCGCGAGGCCGTCCACATCCACGCCGAACACGAGCTGCGTATCAGCGCTGTCCGTGATCTGGAAGCGCGGCTCGGCGCCAGACCTAGTCGACAGCATCACCAGCAGCCGCCCGTCGAGACGATTGGTCTCGAGCGACGCGGGGAAGGTGACGCTGATGCGCGCGCCTGTCGACTGCGCGGCCTCCGGCGTCACGCGTGCAGTCAGGATGGCCACGGCCACGACGACGCAGATGCTGCAGATCAGGCGGACGGTTCGGAGAACGGAACTGGACATGGGGCTCTCGCAGGAAGACAGGAGTTCAGGAACGCCAAGAGCTTAGTGAAGCTCGCGGGCCCGCGCCAGGGGCTGAAGCCCCTGGCCTCCATCTGAAGAGTGAGTCCGTGGCCTCCATCGGAAGAGAGGAACACTGACGCAGGTGGAGCGAACGGGCTCAGACTCTGTGAAGACGTCGCATCTCGGCGCGGGTGGCGCCGGACGGGGCTGCCCCGCCCGCCCGCAGGCGCGTCAGCCGTACAAGGGCTGTTCGCGCCGAGGACGGGTGGGGCTGTCCGGCGACAGGACCCGCGCCTGCCGGTGCCCGGGATAAGATTGTCCTCATGTCCTTGAACATCGGAGATCGACTGCCAGACGCGACCTTCCGCACGGTGACGCCGGAAGGTGTGAAGGAACTCAGTACCGCTGACGTGTTTGCCGGCAAGAAGGTGGTGCTCTTCGGCGTGCCCGGCGCGTTCACCGGGGTGTGCCACAAGATGCACATGCCGACCTACGTGGCCAACCACGACGCCATCAAGTCCAAGGGTGTCGACACGATCGCCTGCGTGGCCGTGAACGACCAGTTCGTGCTCGACGCGTGGGCTCAGGCGTCCGGCGCGACGGACAAGATCCTGATGCTGGCCGACGGCAACGGCACGTTCACGAAGGCGGTGGGCCTCGAATTCGACGGGTCGGGCTTCGGCCTCGGCACGCGCAGCAGGCGCTACGCCGCCGTCGTCGAAGACGGCGTGGTCACCGACCTGAAGGTCGAGGACAGCCCCGGCACGGTGTCGGTGTCGTCGGCCGAGTCCATCTGCGGCCTCTGACGGCTCGACGGCCCCGTACCTCTCAGCGCTTCTTCTTCGCAGGCGGCTTCCGGGCCGCCTGCTTCGGTGCGGCCTTTCGAGCCGGCCGCGCCGTGGGCAACGGATCGCTGTCGCCGATGCGATCGGCGAGCCGCGCGACAGCCATGGCGTAGGCGTTCGCGCAGTTGTAGGTGAGGAGTACCTCGTAGTTGGTGTATACGAGATACGTCCCCGAGTCCGTGCGCAGGAGCGAGCCCGCCATCTCGACCTTCGGCAGCGCGCCTCCGTCGATCGTCCGCACGCCGAGTGACTGCCACGTCGTCAACGGACGTGGCTCCGTGAGGCCTTTCACGGCGCGGCATCCCGTGGTTCTGAGCGGCGCTTGGCTATCGAGCGCGGCAACATCCTTCGGCAGCGTGACGGGCCGCCCCCACGTCTGTCCTGTCACCCATCCATTGGTAGCAAGGTAGTTACCAATCGACGCGAAGACGTCTGCCGGCGACGACCAGATGTCGCGGCGTCCGTCTCCGTCGAAGTCAACGGCGTACTTCAGGTAACTCGACGGCATGAACTGCGGCTGTCCCATGGCGCCGGCCCACGAGCCCTTCAGCCGCGGCAGGTCGATGTAACCCGCGTCGAGGATGGTCAGCGCATCGAACAGCTGCCCGCGGAAGAGGGCGCTGCGGCGCGTGTCGTACGCCAGCGTCGTCAGCGTGGGGATGAGCGGGCGCACGCCGCTGAAGCGCCCGAAGTTGGACTCGAGGCCCCACACCGCCAGGATCACGTCCGCCGGCACGGCGTAGCGCGCACCGACCTTCTCCAGCAGCGACGCGTGGGTCTGCCGCATCTGGCGCCCGCTCCTGATCGTCGGCGTGCCGACGCGTCGCGCGAGGTACTGCTGGAGCGTCTCGGTGAACTCGGCCTGCGTCCTGTCGCGCTCCAGGATCTGCATCACCGGCGCAACGTCGCGCAGGGCGGCCTCGATCGTCGCGGCGGAGACGCCGCGACCGAGCGCCTCTTCACGTACCCCCTGCAGCCACTCGGGGAACGGCAGCGGATTGGGGAGCGGTGCGGCAGGCGGCGCTGCTGGCGCGGTCGGGCCCAGAGGACCGACGCTACCTGCGGAAGGCTGGGCGCGCGTTGTGAGCGGTGCGCAGAGCAGGCACGACAGGATCGCGAGATTTCGCGCGACGCGGGACATCCTGACCATCATGCCCGATGCACGCCGGATCACGAACCCGCGGTCGGCTTGTCGAGGAGCGCGATCAGGCTCGACGTGTCCCACCGGCTTCCGCCGCGCGCCTGCACCTGCGCGTAGAACTGATCCACGAGCGCGGCCACGGGCAGGCGCGACCCGTTGCGGCGCGCCTCGTCGAGGACGATGCCGAGGTCCTTGCGCATCCAGTCGACGGCGAACCCGAAGTCGAACTCGCCGGCGACCATCGTCTTCCAGCGGTTCTCCATCTGCCACGACTGCGCCGCGCCCTTCGAGATCACCGACATCACGGCCTCGATGTCGAGATCGGCGCGCCCCGCGAAGTGCAGCGCCTCGGCCAACCCCTGCACGAGCCCGGCGATACACAACTGGTTGCACATCTTGCAGAGTTGTCCGGCACCGCTCTCGCCGATGCGCGCCACCATGCGCCCGTAGGCCTTCAGTACCGGCTCGACGCGCGCGTACGGCTCGGCGTCGCCGCCGCACATCACGCTGAGCTGACCCTTCTGCGCGCCCGCCTGTCCGCCCGACACGGGCGCGTCGACGAAGTGCAGGCCGCGATCGCGCGCCGCGGCGTGCAGTTCGCGCGCGACCGCCGCGGAGGCGGTCGTGTGATCGACGAACACCGCGTCTGGCGACATCCCGTGGAAGGCCCCGTCTTCACCGATCGTCACGGCCCTGACGTCATGGTCCGCGCCGACACACGCGCAGACGATCGCGGCGCCCGCCGCTGCCTCGCGTGGGGTGGCTGCCGCGCTGCCGCCGTACTCGGCGACCCACGCATCGGCGCGACTGGCGGTGCGATTGAAGACGCAGACGTCGTGGCCCGCGCGCTGGAGGTGTCCGGCCATGGGTCCGCCCATGACGCCGAGGCCGATGAAGGCGATACGCATAGGGGGGATCGTAGCAGGCGGCGGCAACCGGCAACCGGCAACCGGCAACCGGCAACCGGCAACCGATCGCGAAACTCGCGATCGGTCGCAGCAGTCGCTGCCCGGTGCCCGGCGACGTGTCGCTAGAATGCCCACGTGCGCAGGCGAACATGGGTGGCTGGCGTGGCGTGGGTGTTGACGACAGGCGCGGCAGTCGCCGTGTGTGCGCAGGTGGCTGCGCCGGTGACCAACGTCGAACGCCTGCGCATCGTGCTGGTGCCGCTCGACGATAGGCCCGTGTGCGTGCAGTACCCGCTGATGCTGGCGCCCATCGCTCACGCGGATGTCATCGCACCGCCGGAGGCCATGCTGGGTCGCTTCACGACGCCCGGCGACACCTCGGCGATCGCGACGTGGCTTCGCGCGCAGGACTGGCGATCGGTGGACGCGTTGATCGTCTCGACCGACATGCTGGCGTACGGCGGGCTCGTGGCGTCGCGCGCCAATGCCGTCGACGCCGACAACGCCATGCGGCGGCTCGATGTGCTCGACGAGATCCGGCGGGCGAACCCGTCGTTGCGCGTCTACGGATTCAGTGTGTTGATGCGGCTGGCACCTAC
This genomic window contains:
- a CDS encoding DUF1800 domain-containing protein: MNAAIRALNGFGLGARPGERRRMTDPRNWLRRQLDGEAPLLAAPAASSPERITAAIRAYRGDEPRDPDVRRMQRQQLVEIALAESRAALTARATTDRPLVERLVAFWSNHLCVSASSKALVAPLSGSYEREAIRPFVLGRFEDMVLASARHPAMLMYLDNYQSIGPRSRAAQAGRPRMPRGLNENYARELLELHTLGVDGDYTQADVQELARMLTGWTVGGLATRTAPPRRPRPNGGRRPSVTRDVTESEHLAFVFREQQHEPGDKVLLGTRYREAGADEGVHAIRALCRHASTARFVARKLVAHFVSDTPPQSAVDRLARVFSDTHGDLRAVSAALVDLPEAWTSDARKFRTPQDWLVAVLRAFGANDVTDRQVSLLRQLRHPLWSPQAPKGFGDTTQEWADPDALLNRAELSRSVARRLQAAPPDPRVLVDVVDVADDDPLRPLVADTTISAPERLALTLASPVFQWR
- a CDS encoding peroxiredoxin; the encoded protein is MSLNIGDRLPDATFRTVTPEGVKELSTADVFAGKKVVLFGVPGAFTGVCHKMHMPTYVANHDAIKSKGVDTIACVAVNDQFVLDAWAQASGATDKILMLADGNGTFTKAVGLEFDGSGFGLGTRSRRYAAVVEDGVVTDLKVEDSPGTVSVSSAESICGL
- a CDS encoding lytic murein transglycosylase, with the translated sequence MSRVARNLAILSCLLCAPLTTRAQPSAGSVGPLGPTAPAAPPAAPLPNPLPFPEWLQGVREEALGRGVSAATIEAALRDVAPVMQILERDRTQAEFTETLQQYLARRVGTPTIRSGRQMRQTHASLLEKVGARYAVPADVILAVWGLESNFGRFSGVRPLIPTLTTLAYDTRRSALFRGQLFDALTILDAGYIDLPRLKGSWAGAMGQPQFMPSSYLKYAVDFDGDGRRDIWSSPADVFASIGNYLATNGWVTGQTWGRPVTLPKDVAALDSQAPLRTTGCRAVKGLTEPRPLTTWQSLGVRTIDGGALPKVEMAGSLLRTDSGTYLVYTNYEVLLTYNCANAYAMAVARLADRIGDSDPLPTARPARKAAPKQAARKPPAKKKR
- a CDS encoding NAD(P)-dependent oxidoreductase translates to MRIAFIGLGVMGGPMAGHLQRAGHDVCVFNRTASRADAWVAEYGGSAAATPREAAAGAAIVCACVGADHDVRAVTIGEDGAFHGMSPDAVFVDHTTASAAVARELHAAARDRGLHFVDAPVSGGQAGAQKGQLSVMCGGDAEPYARVEPVLKAYGRMVARIGESGAGQLCKMCNQLCIAGLVQGLAEALHFAGRADLDIEAVMSVISKGAAQSWQMENRWKTMVAGEFDFGFAVDWMRKDLGIVLDEARRNGSRLPVAALVDQFYAQVQARGGSRWDTSSLIALLDKPTAGS